The genome window TCATCTGATGTATTTTTTATACCTAAAACATTGGTCTGATAGTGGCATACCAGATTCACATGCCAAAGGTTGAGGGTTTGAAATTGTATCTGATATATTTTTACACATAAAAGATTGGTTGGGTAGTGGTGTACCAAACTCATTTACCAAAAGTTGAGGGTTCGAGATTTCATTCGATATATTTTTACACCTTGAACATTGGTCTGATGGTGGTGTACCTGACCCATTTACCACAAATTGAGGGTTCAAAACCTCAatccgatatatttttttttaatatgttttggGAGGGTGCCAACTAGGTTTGCTGGCAAAAACTTTGATAGATTATTGCAAAGACCTAAGTTCAAATCCTGCATTCGCCACTTATCCTTTGTGCAATTATCCTTAGCATCGATGGTCCGTTTTGCCTTTTTATCATTGTGATCTGTTTTTGTTGGTAGTACATGTGCCTTGGTTTATATGTGTTCGATTAATTGTCTTCATTTTTGGGCATTTATTTCTGAAGTGTCCTGAAGTTTCAGTTTAAATTTTGACTGATGGGCATTTGATGGTTTCTAGTTACACATTAAAGAATCAGAAGCtaaattttcttttctctctttagaAACTGTATGATAGATCTTACTACAAATCGCACTTGAATTCAGTTGATTTTATGAATAGCATATATCCAAGATAGAAAGTTGACATATGGTGTCTCTCTTTCACTCGAACCATGATTGTAGAAAATTAGCCCTTTCTTACCATCCATATTTGAGAGGTCAAGGGCAGTGGAAGTAGCCTGAGAACCTAAGGAAACCAATATGTTTCTTGAAAACACTCTTGGTTTTCTATAGGTTTTGTAGGGAAAATTAGTCCATAAAGAATAATCAATTGGAAGAGGAATGGATGCAAGTGATGTGCATAGGTTGACTTGAACTAATTAGAACTATATTGAATTTCTTCTATTTTGTACAGTTCAGTTGGTTCCTAATTATGACAGTGGTTTTGGTTCAAACACCATCAAATGTTAGAGCCAAATTTGAAGGTCTGAGAGAGATTGCATAATTGCAGACAATTTAAATGTCAACCTTGTTATTTTTTTTAGAAGATCAAGATTGGTTAATTTGGTTGGCAAGCTGGAACTATTTCTGGATTTTGTTTAGATTTTGGGTATGACTTTATTTCCATGAAATAAAATTGAGGTCGTACTGCTTTTTGACCAATATCTGAAAAAACATCTTCATTATTCATTCGTTATCTATCTCAAAATTGTTCcatgatatgatatttttcttgtaTTATCATGTCTACTGAATCTAGTTGTGTTCGTATTGACATTTGTTTACTTGGAAATTGGAAACCTCTGTGTCTGTGATTCTATATTAGTTattagtgaaagtttgctgctttTCTGTTGTCTAAAGTGGTCATTTTAATAGAACAATCACAAATCAGGCAGTGATTCATTAATGTGGAGAATACTTAATAGTTTATTTTAGGTCAGGAAACTGTTTGGTGAATAGTTTCCATCCTTTTTGTGAATTTCATGAGTTCCAAAATTTCTTTCCATTCTGTGATTGCTAGCCTATTATTATCAAACCCATCGCTTAATTCTTGTCATGCTAAAGTTATATTTTTAACATCTATTCGGTCGTAAACCCTTATAACATAAGTTGGTTTTGGAAGCTATTTGATGaatagtttcttttctttttgagaagTTTTAAGTTCGTCTAAACTTCTATCAGTCTTCTGACTtcctgacttatgattttcaactCCATTGATTAATGTTTCAAGGCTAAAATTGTGTTTAGCATTTGTTTTTCACTTGTTGGATATGATCAAAGAATTCATTGTGGTCCTTGAGGCTAGAATATGTACTTCTAATTTCCTTGAATTCGACTCTGCAAATATGGTATTTCAAAAATAATGCCAAGGAACATCTcattaatgatgatatggtttgtTTTTCGTGAAACTTTGACAGGTTGCATCACGACCAAGGAGCTCGGAACTGTGATGCGATCACTGGGACAGAATCCTACAGAGGCAGAGCTACAGGACATGATCAATGAGGTTGATGCAGATGGCAATGGAACTATTGATTTTCCAGAGTTCTTAAATCTGATGGCACGCAAGATGAAGGACACCGACTCAGAGGAGGAACTTAGGGAGGCTTTCCGAGTGTTTGACAAGGATCAGAATGGGTTCATCTCAGCAGCTGAGCTTCGTCATGTCATGACCAATCTCGGAGAGAAGCTGACTGATGAGGAGGTTGATGAGATGATTCGTGAAGCTGATGTTGATGGTGATGGTCAGATCAACTATGACGAGTTTGTCAAAGTCATGATGGCCAAGTGAGGATAAATGACTTTCATGTAAAAAAATCTGGACCTTTCTATGGCAGATAAGTAGTGTTATGTAATTTTCTGCACGTCCCGCCTCGTCAGACATAGCTATTTGGTTATCTGTAGTTGTGAGATCCGTcgacaattattttcttcttgctttGTTGACTGTTTTATCTTTGCACCATCACTACTGTTATTTGATGCTTTCGGTTATCTTGTTTGAGCTTGAACTTTTATATCGATTGTTCTTTTTATTATTCTTCTGTTCTATTGCAAAACTTGCATTCCTGAACATTTATACTCCAGATTTGATCGGAACTTAATCTGTGGTGTGTAATTTATCCTTTTCACTTTTTATgtcagtttctttatccacttgaCAGTGTTGTGTTCCTGTAGCACAGTTGACAATTGCATTCTTCTTTGATTgaaattatattatattgtttCTTATCTGTTTGATTAAAATATGTAGGAAGATCTTTAAATGGTGTCCCTGTAACTTTTCATCTCCACCCCCACAACAACAATGCTCATCTGTGCATTTTTCATTGTTCCTGAGCTTGTGGGATTAAGAATTTTTCTGAAGAAGAGGCAAATTCTTCAGGGCTTCATTGACTCTGTGACAAAACCCTTGGAATGGAAATCTTTAGTAAGCAGCTGTTGTAGAGCCTGTTGTTGGGCTTTCCATGGCCTTCAACTCACTGTGCCTTACAGTAGTATACCAACTCTTCCTTCAGGTCAATGTGATCAGTGCATATGGTCCATACACAGCAGGTATGCAGGTAATCTTACTCCTTGCATAAGAATTATGCAGTCATTCATTTACTTACTGGAATGTCTCTGAAGACTCACGGCATGCTTATCCTTGTTTTCCTTTTGTGTTTTCACCACCAGTATATTTTTCTTGTTCCTTTTATTTGCTTCTCTTCTCTTTGcttggttttttttatttctcctaAAGAATCTGATGGAGTAACGATTCCATCTTTCCCTCAGAAAAAAATAGGAAGATCGTTCAAAATCAACTGTTTCAATGTTTTTGGGTTTTTTAGTCTGTATTCGTGCATGATAGCTATTCAAGTCTACTGACTGCTCTGTTTTTGGGCTTCTCATTCGCACTAACATCAGCTCATGGCTGATTGATGAAGTCATACATCAGTATGAAATGTTTGTTAGATTCGTAAAAATAATTTTCTGCATCCATTCTAATTTCTGCTCTCCCCTCGTTCGCATTATTTTCGTTCTCTTTCCAGAGTCTTGGAAAGTCAACTCTTTCCCTTTCCTAATGTGCCTCGCTTTTAGTCTTTTTCTGTTCTTTGTACGTTTAATAAATCTTATTTGGTCTATAATTGAGCCAGAAAGGTGCTCCTtgcaacatctaaacataattatTTGGGTGCTGTAAAAAATATTATGCTTGCATCTATCATTGCAATGAATTTGGAGATAGATGTGTTTCGTAGTCTAAAAAGATCAATATGCACagccatacaaaaaaaaaaagatggccgCATGCAACCATTTCCAGAGGTTTCTGTGACTCCAACACTCATCCTCTTTTGACCTATGCATCAAGAAATCAC of Musa acuminata AAA Group cultivar baxijiao chromosome BXJ1-7, Cavendish_Baxijiao_AAA, whole genome shotgun sequence contains these proteins:
- the LOC135679318 gene encoding calmodulin-3-like, whose protein sequence is MAEQLTDDQIAEFKEAFSLFDKDGDGCITTKELGTVMRSLGQNPTEAELQDMINEVDADGNGTIDFPEFLNLMARKMKDTDSEEELREAFRVFDKDQNGFISAAELRHVMTNLGEKLTDEEVDEMIREADVDGDGQINYDEFVKVMMAK